The Camelina sativa cultivar DH55 chromosome 14, Cs, whole genome shotgun sequence genome includes a window with the following:
- the LOC109128704 gene encoding uncharacterized protein LOC109128704, which yields MSHLLAVKKIIKYVKGTVNFGIVFTKDTNTSLSGYCDADWTGSVDDRRSTSGGCFFMGNNLISWHSKKQNSVSLSTAEAKYIALGSCCTQLMWMRQMSADYGTGAMTDHGNPGRYRRSTYWKIVGNSCLSCRSIHPVKRCHDLRRSKRCEETCTCILRFNDLGNDKLRISG from the exons ATGTCTCATTTACTAGCagtcaagaagatcatcaaataCGTCAAAGGAACAGTGAACTTTGGTATTGTCTTCACCAAGGATACCAATACCAGTCTGAGCGGGTACTGCGATGCTGATTGGACAGGCTCTGTGGATGATCGTCGAAGTACAAGTGGAGGATGCTTCTTTATGGGCAACAATCTGATATCGTGGCACAGTAAGAAGCAGAACAGTGTCTCATTATCAACCGCTGAGGCTAAATACATTGCCTTGGGCAGCTGTTGTACACAGCTCATGTGGATGCGTCAAATGTCCGCCgactatg GAACTGGAGCTATGACAGATCATGGAAATCCTGGAAGATATAGAAGATCAACATACTGGAAAATTGTGGGAAATAGCTGCCTGTCATGCCGGTCTATCCATCCTGTCAAACGTTGTCATGATTTGAGGAGGTCAAAGAGATGTGAAGAGACATGCACATGCATTCTGAGGTTCAATGACCTGGGAAATGACAAGCTTAGAATCAGTGGCTGA
- the LOC104741975 gene encoding tryptophan aminotransferase-related protein 3: MMRNKLVVVVSIILNLVLTIHILYNNSTTWNPTWTNRAAAEAEAAASLSCSGHGRAYVDGLGVLDGHKPPCECNNCYTGKDCSFFVPDCPVDADSGNPLFLEPFWMRNAEGSAVVESGWHRMSYRYSEIGSFVSAELEKIIRELHNVVGNAVTDNRFIIFGTGATQLIAASVHALSQTNSSSLSPSRLVTSVPYYNMYKQQADFFNSADLKFEGDASAWKKSEGNDNMTRVIEMVTSPNNPDGKLKRAVLDGPNVKTIHDCAYYWPYFSPITHPVDEDLSLFSLSKSTGHAGSRFGWALVKDKVVYEKMKRYISLSSMGVSRDTQLHALQLLKVVIGHGGDNIFHFGYGTLKKRWDKLNEIMSMSKRFSLQTIKPEYCNYFKKVRDFTPSYAWVKCERPEDKNCYEIFKEAKITGRNGEWFGSEERFVRLTLIRSQDDFDQLIAMLKKFVSKEAVLVGSI, translated from the exons ATGATGCGGAACAAGCTAGTCGTTGTAGTATCGATCATCTTGAATCTTGTACTTACCATCCATATTCTTTATAATAATTCAACCACATGGAATCCAACATGGACCAATAGAGCAGCCGCGGAGGCCGAAGCTGCAGCCTCTCTTTCATGCTCAGGGCATGGCAGAGCTTACGTGGACGGTCTTGGTGTCCTTGACGGCCATAAACCTCCTTGTGAGTGCAACAACTGCTACACAGGCAAAGATTGCTCCTTCTTTGTACCAGATTGCCCTGTCGATGCTGACTC AGGAAACCCTTTGTTCTTGGAGCCTTTCTGGATGCGTAACGCAGAGGGAAGTGCGGTTGTTGAGTCAGGGTGGCACAGGATGAGTTATCGTTATAGCGAAATTGGCTCATTTGTGTCTGCAGAACTCGAGAAGATCATTAGAGAGCTGCATAATGTAGTGGGAAATGCAGTTACTGATAACAGATTCATAATCTTCGGAACTGGAGCCACACAATTGATTGCAGCTTCTGTTCATGCCTTGTCCCAAACTAACTCGTCCTCATTATCTCCTTCCAGACTTGTGACTTCTGTTCCATACTACAat ATGTACAAACAACAAGCAGATTTCTTTAATTCTGCCGATCTCAAGTTTGAAGGAGATGCGTCTGCGTGGAAGAAGAGCGAGGGCAATGATAATATGACAAGAGTTATAGAGATGGTGACATCTCCGAATAATCCAGATGGGAAGCTGAAAAGAGCGGTTCTTGACGGTCCCAATGTCAAAACAATTCATGATTGTGCTTACTACTGGCCTTATTTCTCACCTATTACACATCCAGTTGATGAAGATTTGAGCTTGTTCAGCCTCTCCAAGTCTACGGGTCATGCGGGCTCAAGATTCGG CTGGGCATTAGTAAAAGACAAAGTTGTTTatgaaaagatgaaaagatatatAAGTCTAAGTAGTATGGGAGTTTCAAGAGACACACAACTTCATGCTTTGCAGTTGCTTAAAGTAGTGATCGGTCATGGTGGAGATAATATATTCCATTTTGGTTATGGAACGTTGAAAAAAAGATGGGACAAACTGAACGAGATCATGTCCATGTCCAAGCGTTTTTCGCTCCAGACAATCAAACCTGAGTACTGCAACTATTTCAAGAAAGTTAGGGACTTTACTCCAT CTTATGCTTGGGTGAAGTGTGAGAGACCAGAAGACAAAAACTGCTACGAAATTTTCAAAGAGGCGAAAATAACAGGACGCAATGGCGAATGGTTTGGATCGGAGGAAAGGTTTGTGCGTTTGACTCTCATCAGATCACAAGACGACTTTGATCAGCTTATTGCTATGCTGAAGAAGTTTGTCTCCAAGGAAGCTGTATTAGTTGGCTCTATCTGA
- the LOC109128703 gene encoding uncharacterized protein LOC109128703 has product MGKSAYSNKRQQEKYTEEILQHAYMSTCNSVHTPLPQCLDHVFKDTKPFSEPSYFISLAGKLQYLTITRPDIQFAVNFICQRMHSPTESDFGLLKRILRYLRGTSKMGLHLYKNSPLHLVSYSDSDYAGCKDTRRSTFGFCVLLDTNIVSWSAKRQPTVSRSSTEAEYHALASTASELTWTASVLRDLSISQSYAALLHYDNLSAVHLSANPVLHNRSKHFDIDYHYVREQVALGLLEVQHIPAELQLADIFTKSLPRPSFQRLRHKLNVRLPPTLSLRGAVNVKPQAQQQAHV; this is encoded by the coding sequence ATGGGAAAGTCAGCTTACTCAAACAAGagacaacaagaaaaatatacagaagAGATCCTTCAACATGCGTATATGTCAACATGTAACTCTGTTCACACTCCTCTGCCTCAATGTCTTGATCATGTTTTCAAGGATACTAAGCCATTTTCTGAGCCTTCTTACTTCATAAGTCTTGCTGGGAAGCTTCAATACTTGACCATTACTCGTCCTGATATTCAGTTTGCTGTCAACTTTATTTGTCAACGAATGCACTCTCCCACTGAGTCAGATTTTGGTCTCCTCAAACGGATTCTTCGCTATCTTCGTGGCACTTCGAAAATGGGTTTGCATCTCTACAAGAATAGTCCTCTACATCTTGTTTCCTACAGTGATAGTGACTATGCGGGGTGTAAGGATACTCGTCGATCTACTTTTGGGTTCTGTGTTTTATTGGACACTAATATTGTGTCCTGGTCTGCAAAGCGTCAACCTACAGTGTCTCGGTCTTCCACAGAAGCTGAGTACCATGCTCTCGCTTCCACTGCTTCTGAACTCACTTGGACTGCTTCGGTTCTACGTGATCTTAGTATCTCTCAATCGTATGCTGCTCTTCTCCATTATGATAATCTTTCTGCAGTCCACTTGTCTGCAAATCCTGTTCTTCACAACCGTTCCAAACACTTTGATATTGATTATCATTATGTCCGTGAACAAGTAGCACTTGGTCTCCTTGAGGTTCAACACATTCCAGCCGAACTGCAACTTGCtgatatcttcaccaagtccCTTCCACGACCATCCTTTCAGCGCTTACGACACAAACTGAATGTGCGTCTTCCCCCCACACTCAGTTTGCGCGGGGCTGTTAATGTCAAGCCACAAGCCCAACAACAAGCTCATGTCTAA
- the LOC104741973 gene encoding major pollen allergen Ole e 10-like, translating to MKMSSPLTILFIFLSLIMINHLYVVSSTTWCIATLTATNAQLQDNINFACSQGVDCRPIRPGGSCFVPDTLVNHASFVMNAYYQSHGRTPEACSFKNTGTFAATDPSYGSCVYGS from the coding sequence ATGAAGATGTCATCGCCTTTGACAATCCTTTTCATCTTTCTATCTTTGATCATGATCAACCACCTCTATGTGGTGAGTTCCACAACATGGTGTATAGCAACTCTGACTGCGACGAATGCGCAGCTAcaagataatattaattttgcaTGTAGTCAAGGAGTTGATTGTAGGCCCATCCGACCAGGGGGATCCTGTTTCGTCCCTGATACTCTTGTAAATCATGCATCGTTTGTGATGAATGCTTATTATCAGAGCCACGGTCGAACCCCAGAGGCgtgtagttttaaaaatactgGCACATTTGCTGCTACCGATCCTAGTTATGGAAGTTGTGTGTATGGAtcttaa